From a region of the Cataglyphis hispanica isolate Lineage 1 chromosome 24, ULB_Chis1_1.0, whole genome shotgun sequence genome:
- the LOC126858211 gene encoding nucleolysin TIAR isoform X1, translating to MSEESNPRTLYVGNLDASVSEDLLCALFSQIGAVKGCKIIREPGNDPYAFVEFTNHQSAATALAAMNKRSFLDKEMKVNWATSPGNQPKLDTSNHHHIFVGDLSPEIETQTLKEAFAPFGEISNCRIVRDPQTLKSKGYAFVSFVKKSEAEAAINAMNGQWLGSRSIRTNWSTRKPPPPRSERPRHSNNSKPNYEEVYNQSSPTNCTVYCGGFTNGITDELIKKTFSPFGTIQDIRVFKDKGYAFIKFTTKEAATHAIESTHNTEINGSIVKCFWGKENGDPNSVGPNANHQAQQVVTAGVGQYAYGYGQQMGYWYPQGYPQMQGQFLQPAQYYGQYYGQQAQYMNSMRMPAPSAGAWQPTQATATPPTASAPLPPGQQPTMVTYTMPHQYPTQ from the exons ATGAGCGAGGAAAGTAATCCGCGTACCCTGTACGTGGGCAACCTGGACGCCTCGGTGTCCGAGGATCTTCTTTGCGCCCTCTTCTCGCAGATCGGTGCGGTAAAGGGTTGCAAAATCATCCGGGAGCCCGGCAACGACCCGTACGCCTTCGTCGAGTTCACGAATCATCAAAGCGCGGCGACGGCGTTGGCCGCCATGAATAAGCGATCGTTCCTCGACAAGGAAATGAAGGTTAACTGGGCAACCAGTCCGGGCAATCAGCCCAAGCTCGACACCAGCAATCATCATCACATATTCGTTGGCGACCTCTCGCCGGAAATTGAGACGCAGACGCTGAAGGAGGCATTCGCGCCCTTCGGCGAGATCAGCAATTGCAGGATCGTGCGCGATCCGCAAACGCTCAAGAGCAAAGGCTACGCCTTCGTGTCGTTTGTCAAGAAGTCCGAGGCTGAGGCGGCGATTAATGCGATGAACGGCCAGTGGCTGGGCTCGCGTAGCATCAGGACCAACTGGTCCACCAGGAAACCACCGCCGCCGAGATCCGAGCGGCCACGACACTCGAACAATAGTAAACCCAACTATGAAGAG GTATATAATCAAAGTAGTCCTACCAATTGCACGGTATATTGCGGAGGTTTCACAAACGGCATCACAGACGAGTTGATAAAGAAAACATTCTCTCCTTTTGGCACCATCCAAGACATAAGAGTATTCAAAGACAAGGGATATGCTTTTATTAAGTTTACAACTAAGGAAGCTGCAACGCATGCCATTGAATCGACGCATAATACAGAAATCAATGGTAGCATTGTCAAATGCTTTTGGGGAAAGGAAAACGGCGATCCAAACAGCGTTGGTCCTAATGCCAATCATCAAGCTCAACAGGTT gTGACGGCAGGAGTAGGACAGTACGCGTATGGTTATGGTCAACAGATGGGTTATTGGTATCCGCAAGGCTATCCGCAGATGCAGGGACAATTTTTGCAGCCTGCACAATACTATGGTCAATATTATGGACAACAGGCACAATATATGAACAGCATGAGGATGCCTGCACCAAGTGCGGGTGCCTGGCAGCCGACGCAAGCTACCGCCACACCCCCGACAGCGAGTGCACCCTTGCCGCCGGGCCAGCAGCCCACTATGGTAACATACACCATGCCACATCAGTACCCTACACAATGA
- the LOC126858211 gene encoding nucleolysin TIAR isoform X2 encodes MSEESNPRTLYVGNLDASVSEDLLCALFSQIGAVKGCKIIREPGNDPYAFVEFTNHQSAATALAAMNKRSFLDKEMKVNWATSPGNQPKLDTSNHHHIFVGDLSPEIETQTLKEAFAPFGEISNCRIVRDPQTLKSKGYAFVSFVKKSEAEAAINAMNGQWLGSRSIRTNWSTRKPPPPRSERPRHSNNSKPNYEEVYNQSSPTNCTVYCGGFTNGITDELIKKTFSPFGTIQDIRVFKDKGYAFIKFTTKEAATHAIESTHNTEINGSIVKCFWGKENGDPNSVGPNANHQAQQVTAGVGQYAYGYGQQMGYWYPQGYPQMQGQFLQPAQYYGQYYGQQAQYMNSMRMPAPSAGAWQPTQATATPPTASAPLPPGQQPTMVTYTMPHQYPTQ; translated from the exons ATGAGCGAGGAAAGTAATCCGCGTACCCTGTACGTGGGCAACCTGGACGCCTCGGTGTCCGAGGATCTTCTTTGCGCCCTCTTCTCGCAGATCGGTGCGGTAAAGGGTTGCAAAATCATCCGGGAGCCCGGCAACGACCCGTACGCCTTCGTCGAGTTCACGAATCATCAAAGCGCGGCGACGGCGTTGGCCGCCATGAATAAGCGATCGTTCCTCGACAAGGAAATGAAGGTTAACTGGGCAACCAGTCCGGGCAATCAGCCCAAGCTCGACACCAGCAATCATCATCACATATTCGTTGGCGACCTCTCGCCGGAAATTGAGACGCAGACGCTGAAGGAGGCATTCGCGCCCTTCGGCGAGATCAGCAATTGCAGGATCGTGCGCGATCCGCAAACGCTCAAGAGCAAAGGCTACGCCTTCGTGTCGTTTGTCAAGAAGTCCGAGGCTGAGGCGGCGATTAATGCGATGAACGGCCAGTGGCTGGGCTCGCGTAGCATCAGGACCAACTGGTCCACCAGGAAACCACCGCCGCCGAGATCCGAGCGGCCACGACACTCGAACAATAGTAAACCCAACTATGAAGAG GTATATAATCAAAGTAGTCCTACCAATTGCACGGTATATTGCGGAGGTTTCACAAACGGCATCACAGACGAGTTGATAAAGAAAACATTCTCTCCTTTTGGCACCATCCAAGACATAAGAGTATTCAAAGACAAGGGATATGCTTTTATTAAGTTTACAACTAAGGAAGCTGCAACGCATGCCATTGAATCGACGCATAATACAGAAATCAATGGTAGCATTGTCAAATGCTTTTGGGGAAAGGAAAACGGCGATCCAAACAGCGTTGGTCCTAATGCCAATCATCAAGCTCAACAG gTGACGGCAGGAGTAGGACAGTACGCGTATGGTTATGGTCAACAGATGGGTTATTGGTATCCGCAAGGCTATCCGCAGATGCAGGGACAATTTTTGCAGCCTGCACAATACTATGGTCAATATTATGGACAACAGGCACAATATATGAACAGCATGAGGATGCCTGCACCAAGTGCGGGTGCCTGGCAGCCGACGCAAGCTACCGCCACACCCCCGACAGCGAGTGCACCCTTGCCGCCGGGCCAGCAGCCCACTATGGTAACATACACCATGCCACATCAGTACCCTACACAATGA
- the LOC126858199 gene encoding spastin isoform X1: protein MSYSDGARPIRKFGTKSPKKLCVTTKSENGEKTTTSVNCSGHHHNHYHHSHHRFLDPGPQPSVHKRNLYVVSFPLILLFNVLRTLLYQLFMVFKYLYTSTSQLIQRRQASKQVCQLEIVVGQKPTDGRLTNSGQVEGEIMSQVPRRPIGPGPGDPLLAKQKHHHRRAFEFISKALKIDEDNEGQKEMAIELYKKGIGELEKGIAVECTGGHGEVWEHAQRLHDKMCTNLAMAKDRLDFLASVCELRKLGINNQYRAPGNKTDGKHLGKHLRARRNIHTFQTAQTSFNANHNKNTNNINATVNSGQTICTQIPKLKPRSPKNCHTTEDIISASGRKLSVPGKRITGTSLSKSQTLPRSMGRSTPIQPCHRTMPIKPSSTPPSVKRQLSVPGNGSPIRRPGTPTTSNSNRSTPTRKVPILKGVDPKLTQVILDEILEGGAPVQWEDIAGQETAKQALQEMIILPSLRPELFTGLRTPARGLLLFGPPGNGKTLLARAVATQCNATFFSISAASLMSKYVGEGEKLVRALFAIARELQPSVIFIDEVDSLLSERKDNEHEASRRLKTEFLVEFDGLPCNPEERVLVMAATNRPQELDEAALRRFTKRVYVTLPDLQTRIILLQRLLAKHNDPLTPEELNEMAVLTEGYSGSDLTGLAKDAALGPIRELNPDQVKELDLNSVRNITMQDFRDSLRRIRRSVSPASLTAYEKWNFEYGDVSL from the exons ATGTCTTACAGCGATGGTGCACGTCCGATACGAAAATTTGGCACGAAATCGCCGAAGAAGCTGTGTGTGACCACCAAGAGCGAGAACGGCGAGAAAACCACGACGTCGGTGAATTGCAGCGGTCATCATCACAATCACTATCATCACAGTCATCATCGCTTCCTAGATCCCGGCCCGCAGCCATCGGTGCACAAGCGTAATCTCTACGTTGTCTCCTTCCCGCTGATACTGCTGTTTAATGTGCTACGGACTCTGCTATACCAACTGTTTATGGTGTTCAAGTATCTGTATACCTCTACATCTCAGCTGATTCAACGTAGACAAGCGTCCAAACAGGTCTGCCAGTTAGAGATTGTTGTTGGGCAAAAGCCGACGGATGGTCGTTTGACCAACAGTGGTCAAGTAGAGGGAGAGATCATGTCGCAAGTGCCTAGACGTCCAATCGGGCCAGGTCCCGGAGATCCATTGCTTGCCAAACAAAAGCATCATCATCGCAGAGCATTCGAGTTTATCAGCAAGGCACTCAAGATTGATGAGGATAATGAAG GGCAGAAGGAAATGGCGATCGAGTTATACAAGAAGGGAATTGGAGAACTTGAAAAGGGAATAGCTGTAGAATGTACTGGAGGGCATGGCGAAGTATGGGAGCACGCGCAAAGACTTCACGACAAAATGTGTACAAACTTGGCAATGGCGAAAGACAGGCTTGATTTCCTCG CGAGTGTGTGTGAGCTGAGAAAGCTGGGTATCAACAATCAATATCGCGCTCCTGGAAATAAAACGGACGGCAAACATTTGGGAAAGCATCTGAGGGCTCGCCGCAATATACACACTTTTCAAACCGCTCAAACTTCATTTAACGCTAATCATAATAAGAACACGAACAATATAAACGCGACAGTTAATAGTGGGCAGACCATATGTACCCAAATTCCCAAGCTAAAACCACGTTCGCCAAAAAACTGTCATACTACTGAAG ATATTATTTCAGCATCCGGCAGGAAATTGTCAGTTCCTGGCAAACGAATAACGGGAACATCTCTAAGCAAGAGTCAGACATTGCCAAGAAGCATGGGTAGATCGACGCCTATTCAACCTTGCCATAGGACCATGCCAATCAAACCATCATCCACACCACCTTCTGTAAAAAGACAACTGTCCGTACCAGGCAATGGTTCACCTATACGACGCCCAGGGACACCCACTACCTCGAACAGTAACAGAAGTACTCCAACTAGGAAAGTACCTATCTTAAAAGGCGTGGATCCAAAACTTACGCAAGTGATTCTCGATGAAATTTTAGAAGGAGGAGCACCAGTACAATGGGAAGACATTGCTGGCCAAGAG ACTGCAAAACAAGCTTTACAAGAGATGATAATTCTACCGTCACTACGACCTGAACTATTCACCGGTTTGCGAACACCTGCTAGAGGACTGTTGTTATTTGGACCGCCGGGGAACGGAAAAACGTTGCTGGCGCGTGCTGTCGCAACTCAATGCAACGCAacgtttttttcaatttcggcCGCTAGTCTGATGTCCAAATACGTCGGAGAGGGTGAGAAATTAGTAAGGGCTTTATTCGCGATTGCACGTGAATTACAGCCATCCGTTATTTTTATCGACGAAGTAGATTCGTTGTTAAGCGAGCGAAAAGATAATGAACACGAAGCTTCCag gagATTAAAAACAGAATTCTTAGTCGAATTTGACGGTTTGCCTTGCAATCCCGAGGAAAGAGTACTCGTTATGGCTGCTACAAATAGACCACAAGAATTGGATGAAGCTGCTTTAAGAAGATTCACGAAACGCGTATATGTTACATTGCCAGATTTGCAGACAAGAATTATATTGCTTCAGAGGCTCTTAGCCAAGCACAATGATCCATTAACACCTGAAGAATTGAACGAGATGGCAGTTCTGACAGAGGGATACTCGGGAAGTGATTTGACTGGTTTAGCTAAGGATGCAGCACTTGGGCCTATCAGAG aactgAATCCAGATCAGGTGAAAGAATTGGACCTTAATTCTGTTCGTAATATCACAATGCAAGATTTTCGTGATTCTCTAAGAAGAATTCGTAGATCTGTTTCGCCGGCAAGTTTAACTGCTTATGAGAAATGGAACTTCGAATACGGAGATGTGAGTCTTTGA
- the LOC126858199 gene encoding spastin isoform X4 produces the protein MSYSDGARPIRKFGTKSPKKLCVTTKSENGEKTTTSVNCSGHHHNHYHHSHHRFLDPGPQPSVHKRNLYVVSFPLILLFNVLRTLLYQLFMVFKYLYTSTSQLIQRRQASKQVCQLEIVVGQKPTDGRLTNSGQVEGEIMSQVPRRPIGPGPGDPLLAKQKHHHRRAFEFISKALKIDEDNEGQKEMAIELYKKGIGELEKGIAVECTGGHGEVWEHAQRLHDKMCTNLAMAKDRLDFLASGRKLSVPGKRITGTSLSKSQTLPRSMGRSTPIQPCHRTMPIKPSSTPPSVKRQLSVPGNGSPIRRPGTPTTSNSNRSTPTRKVPILKGVDPKLTQVILDEILEGGAPVQWEDIAGQETAKQALQEMIILPSLRPELFTGLRTPARGLLLFGPPGNGKTLLARAVATQCNATFFSISAASLMSKYVGEGEKLVRALFAIARELQPSVIFIDEVDSLLSERKDNEHEASRRLKTEFLVEFDGLPCNPEERVLVMAATNRPQELDEAALRRFTKRVYVTLPDLQTRIILLQRLLAKHNDPLTPEELNEMAVLTEGYSGSDLTGLAKDAALGPIRELNPDQVKELDLNSVRNITMQDFRDSLRRIRRSVSPASLTAYEKWNFEYGDVSL, from the exons ATGTCTTACAGCGATGGTGCACGTCCGATACGAAAATTTGGCACGAAATCGCCGAAGAAGCTGTGTGTGACCACCAAGAGCGAGAACGGCGAGAAAACCACGACGTCGGTGAATTGCAGCGGTCATCATCACAATCACTATCATCACAGTCATCATCGCTTCCTAGATCCCGGCCCGCAGCCATCGGTGCACAAGCGTAATCTCTACGTTGTCTCCTTCCCGCTGATACTGCTGTTTAATGTGCTACGGACTCTGCTATACCAACTGTTTATGGTGTTCAAGTATCTGTATACCTCTACATCTCAGCTGATTCAACGTAGACAAGCGTCCAAACAGGTCTGCCAGTTAGAGATTGTTGTTGGGCAAAAGCCGACGGATGGTCGTTTGACCAACAGTGGTCAAGTAGAGGGAGAGATCATGTCGCAAGTGCCTAGACGTCCAATCGGGCCAGGTCCCGGAGATCCATTGCTTGCCAAACAAAAGCATCATCATCGCAGAGCATTCGAGTTTATCAGCAAGGCACTCAAGATTGATGAGGATAATGAAG GGCAGAAGGAAATGGCGATCGAGTTATACAAGAAGGGAATTGGAGAACTTGAAAAGGGAATAGCTGTAGAATGTACTGGAGGGCATGGCGAAGTATGGGAGCACGCGCAAAGACTTCACGACAAAATGTGTACAAACTTGGCAATGGCGAAAGACAGGCTTGATTTCCTCG CATCCGGCAGGAAATTGTCAGTTCCTGGCAAACGAATAACGGGAACATCTCTAAGCAAGAGTCAGACATTGCCAAGAAGCATGGGTAGATCGACGCCTATTCAACCTTGCCATAGGACCATGCCAATCAAACCATCATCCACACCACCTTCTGTAAAAAGACAACTGTCCGTACCAGGCAATGGTTCACCTATACGACGCCCAGGGACACCCACTACCTCGAACAGTAACAGAAGTACTCCAACTAGGAAAGTACCTATCTTAAAAGGCGTGGATCCAAAACTTACGCAAGTGATTCTCGATGAAATTTTAGAAGGAGGAGCACCAGTACAATGGGAAGACATTGCTGGCCAAGAG ACTGCAAAACAAGCTTTACAAGAGATGATAATTCTACCGTCACTACGACCTGAACTATTCACCGGTTTGCGAACACCTGCTAGAGGACTGTTGTTATTTGGACCGCCGGGGAACGGAAAAACGTTGCTGGCGCGTGCTGTCGCAACTCAATGCAACGCAacgtttttttcaatttcggcCGCTAGTCTGATGTCCAAATACGTCGGAGAGGGTGAGAAATTAGTAAGGGCTTTATTCGCGATTGCACGTGAATTACAGCCATCCGTTATTTTTATCGACGAAGTAGATTCGTTGTTAAGCGAGCGAAAAGATAATGAACACGAAGCTTCCag gagATTAAAAACAGAATTCTTAGTCGAATTTGACGGTTTGCCTTGCAATCCCGAGGAAAGAGTACTCGTTATGGCTGCTACAAATAGACCACAAGAATTGGATGAAGCTGCTTTAAGAAGATTCACGAAACGCGTATATGTTACATTGCCAGATTTGCAGACAAGAATTATATTGCTTCAGAGGCTCTTAGCCAAGCACAATGATCCATTAACACCTGAAGAATTGAACGAGATGGCAGTTCTGACAGAGGGATACTCGGGAAGTGATTTGACTGGTTTAGCTAAGGATGCAGCACTTGGGCCTATCAGAG aactgAATCCAGATCAGGTGAAAGAATTGGACCTTAATTCTGTTCGTAATATCACAATGCAAGATTTTCGTGATTCTCTAAGAAGAATTCGTAGATCTGTTTCGCCGGCAAGTTTAACTGCTTATGAGAAATGGAACTTCGAATACGGAGATGTGAGTCTTTGA
- the LOC126858199 gene encoding spastin isoform X3, whose amino-acid sequence MSYSDGARPIRKFGTKSPKKLCVTTKSENGEKTTTSVNCSGHHHNHYHHSHHRFLDPGPQPSVHKRNLYVVSFPLILLFNVLRTLLYQLFMVFKYLYTSTSQLIQRRQASKQVCQLEIVVGQKPTDGRLTNSGQVEGEIMSQVPRRPIGPGPGDPLLAKQKHHHRRAFEFISKALKIDEDNEGQKEMAIELYKKGIGELEKGIAVECTGGHGEVWEHAQRLHDKMCTNLAMAKDRLDFLDIISASGRKLSVPGKRITGTSLSKSQTLPRSMGRSTPIQPCHRTMPIKPSSTPPSVKRQLSVPGNGSPIRRPGTPTTSNSNRSTPTRKVPILKGVDPKLTQVILDEILEGGAPVQWEDIAGQETAKQALQEMIILPSLRPELFTGLRTPARGLLLFGPPGNGKTLLARAVATQCNATFFSISAASLMSKYVGEGEKLVRALFAIARELQPSVIFIDEVDSLLSERKDNEHEASRRLKTEFLVEFDGLPCNPEERVLVMAATNRPQELDEAALRRFTKRVYVTLPDLQTRIILLQRLLAKHNDPLTPEELNEMAVLTEGYSGSDLTGLAKDAALGPIRELNPDQVKELDLNSVRNITMQDFRDSLRRIRRSVSPASLTAYEKWNFEYGDVSL is encoded by the exons ATGTCTTACAGCGATGGTGCACGTCCGATACGAAAATTTGGCACGAAATCGCCGAAGAAGCTGTGTGTGACCACCAAGAGCGAGAACGGCGAGAAAACCACGACGTCGGTGAATTGCAGCGGTCATCATCACAATCACTATCATCACAGTCATCATCGCTTCCTAGATCCCGGCCCGCAGCCATCGGTGCACAAGCGTAATCTCTACGTTGTCTCCTTCCCGCTGATACTGCTGTTTAATGTGCTACGGACTCTGCTATACCAACTGTTTATGGTGTTCAAGTATCTGTATACCTCTACATCTCAGCTGATTCAACGTAGACAAGCGTCCAAACAGGTCTGCCAGTTAGAGATTGTTGTTGGGCAAAAGCCGACGGATGGTCGTTTGACCAACAGTGGTCAAGTAGAGGGAGAGATCATGTCGCAAGTGCCTAGACGTCCAATCGGGCCAGGTCCCGGAGATCCATTGCTTGCCAAACAAAAGCATCATCATCGCAGAGCATTCGAGTTTATCAGCAAGGCACTCAAGATTGATGAGGATAATGAAG GGCAGAAGGAAATGGCGATCGAGTTATACAAGAAGGGAATTGGAGAACTTGAAAAGGGAATAGCTGTAGAATGTACTGGAGGGCATGGCGAAGTATGGGAGCACGCGCAAAGACTTCACGACAAAATGTGTACAAACTTGGCAATGGCGAAAGACAGGCTTGATTTCCTCG ATATTATTTCAGCATCCGGCAGGAAATTGTCAGTTCCTGGCAAACGAATAACGGGAACATCTCTAAGCAAGAGTCAGACATTGCCAAGAAGCATGGGTAGATCGACGCCTATTCAACCTTGCCATAGGACCATGCCAATCAAACCATCATCCACACCACCTTCTGTAAAAAGACAACTGTCCGTACCAGGCAATGGTTCACCTATACGACGCCCAGGGACACCCACTACCTCGAACAGTAACAGAAGTACTCCAACTAGGAAAGTACCTATCTTAAAAGGCGTGGATCCAAAACTTACGCAAGTGATTCTCGATGAAATTTTAGAAGGAGGAGCACCAGTACAATGGGAAGACATTGCTGGCCAAGAG ACTGCAAAACAAGCTTTACAAGAGATGATAATTCTACCGTCACTACGACCTGAACTATTCACCGGTTTGCGAACACCTGCTAGAGGACTGTTGTTATTTGGACCGCCGGGGAACGGAAAAACGTTGCTGGCGCGTGCTGTCGCAACTCAATGCAACGCAacgtttttttcaatttcggcCGCTAGTCTGATGTCCAAATACGTCGGAGAGGGTGAGAAATTAGTAAGGGCTTTATTCGCGATTGCACGTGAATTACAGCCATCCGTTATTTTTATCGACGAAGTAGATTCGTTGTTAAGCGAGCGAAAAGATAATGAACACGAAGCTTCCag gagATTAAAAACAGAATTCTTAGTCGAATTTGACGGTTTGCCTTGCAATCCCGAGGAAAGAGTACTCGTTATGGCTGCTACAAATAGACCACAAGAATTGGATGAAGCTGCTTTAAGAAGATTCACGAAACGCGTATATGTTACATTGCCAGATTTGCAGACAAGAATTATATTGCTTCAGAGGCTCTTAGCCAAGCACAATGATCCATTAACACCTGAAGAATTGAACGAGATGGCAGTTCTGACAGAGGGATACTCGGGAAGTGATTTGACTGGTTTAGCTAAGGATGCAGCACTTGGGCCTATCAGAG aactgAATCCAGATCAGGTGAAAGAATTGGACCTTAATTCTGTTCGTAATATCACAATGCAAGATTTTCGTGATTCTCTAAGAAGAATTCGTAGATCTGTTTCGCCGGCAAGTTTAACTGCTTATGAGAAATGGAACTTCGAATACGGAGATGTGAGTCTTTGA
- the LOC126858199 gene encoding spastin isoform X2 has translation MSYSDGARPIRKFGTKSPKKLCVTTKSENGEKTTTSVNCSGHHHNHYHHSHHRFLDPGPQPSVHKRNLYVVSFPLILLFNVLRTLLYQLFMVFKYLYTSTSQLIQRRQASKQVCQLEIVVGQKPTDGRLTNSGQVEGEIMSQVPRRPIGPGPGDPLLAKQKHHHRRAFEFISKALKIDEDNEGQKEMAIELYKKGIGELEKGIAVECTGGHGEVWEHAQRLHDKMCTNLAMAKDRLDFLASVCELRKLGINNQYRAPGNKTDGKHLGKHLRARRNIHTFQTAQTSFNANHNKNTNNINATVNSGQTICTQIPKLKPRSPKNCHTTEASGRKLSVPGKRITGTSLSKSQTLPRSMGRSTPIQPCHRTMPIKPSSTPPSVKRQLSVPGNGSPIRRPGTPTTSNSNRSTPTRKVPILKGVDPKLTQVILDEILEGGAPVQWEDIAGQETAKQALQEMIILPSLRPELFTGLRTPARGLLLFGPPGNGKTLLARAVATQCNATFFSISAASLMSKYVGEGEKLVRALFAIARELQPSVIFIDEVDSLLSERKDNEHEASRRLKTEFLVEFDGLPCNPEERVLVMAATNRPQELDEAALRRFTKRVYVTLPDLQTRIILLQRLLAKHNDPLTPEELNEMAVLTEGYSGSDLTGLAKDAALGPIRELNPDQVKELDLNSVRNITMQDFRDSLRRIRRSVSPASLTAYEKWNFEYGDVSL, from the exons ATGTCTTACAGCGATGGTGCACGTCCGATACGAAAATTTGGCACGAAATCGCCGAAGAAGCTGTGTGTGACCACCAAGAGCGAGAACGGCGAGAAAACCACGACGTCGGTGAATTGCAGCGGTCATCATCACAATCACTATCATCACAGTCATCATCGCTTCCTAGATCCCGGCCCGCAGCCATCGGTGCACAAGCGTAATCTCTACGTTGTCTCCTTCCCGCTGATACTGCTGTTTAATGTGCTACGGACTCTGCTATACCAACTGTTTATGGTGTTCAAGTATCTGTATACCTCTACATCTCAGCTGATTCAACGTAGACAAGCGTCCAAACAGGTCTGCCAGTTAGAGATTGTTGTTGGGCAAAAGCCGACGGATGGTCGTTTGACCAACAGTGGTCAAGTAGAGGGAGAGATCATGTCGCAAGTGCCTAGACGTCCAATCGGGCCAGGTCCCGGAGATCCATTGCTTGCCAAACAAAAGCATCATCATCGCAGAGCATTCGAGTTTATCAGCAAGGCACTCAAGATTGATGAGGATAATGAAG GGCAGAAGGAAATGGCGATCGAGTTATACAAGAAGGGAATTGGAGAACTTGAAAAGGGAATAGCTGTAGAATGTACTGGAGGGCATGGCGAAGTATGGGAGCACGCGCAAAGACTTCACGACAAAATGTGTACAAACTTGGCAATGGCGAAAGACAGGCTTGATTTCCTCG CGAGTGTGTGTGAGCTGAGAAAGCTGGGTATCAACAATCAATATCGCGCTCCTGGAAATAAAACGGACGGCAAACATTTGGGAAAGCATCTGAGGGCTCGCCGCAATATACACACTTTTCAAACCGCTCAAACTTCATTTAACGCTAATCATAATAAGAACACGAACAATATAAACGCGACAGTTAATAGTGGGCAGACCATATGTACCCAAATTCCCAAGCTAAAACCACGTTCGCCAAAAAACTGTCATACTACTGAAG CATCCGGCAGGAAATTGTCAGTTCCTGGCAAACGAATAACGGGAACATCTCTAAGCAAGAGTCAGACATTGCCAAGAAGCATGGGTAGATCGACGCCTATTCAACCTTGCCATAGGACCATGCCAATCAAACCATCATCCACACCACCTTCTGTAAAAAGACAACTGTCCGTACCAGGCAATGGTTCACCTATACGACGCCCAGGGACACCCACTACCTCGAACAGTAACAGAAGTACTCCAACTAGGAAAGTACCTATCTTAAAAGGCGTGGATCCAAAACTTACGCAAGTGATTCTCGATGAAATTTTAGAAGGAGGAGCACCAGTACAATGGGAAGACATTGCTGGCCAAGAG ACTGCAAAACAAGCTTTACAAGAGATGATAATTCTACCGTCACTACGACCTGAACTATTCACCGGTTTGCGAACACCTGCTAGAGGACTGTTGTTATTTGGACCGCCGGGGAACGGAAAAACGTTGCTGGCGCGTGCTGTCGCAACTCAATGCAACGCAacgtttttttcaatttcggcCGCTAGTCTGATGTCCAAATACGTCGGAGAGGGTGAGAAATTAGTAAGGGCTTTATTCGCGATTGCACGTGAATTACAGCCATCCGTTATTTTTATCGACGAAGTAGATTCGTTGTTAAGCGAGCGAAAAGATAATGAACACGAAGCTTCCag gagATTAAAAACAGAATTCTTAGTCGAATTTGACGGTTTGCCTTGCAATCCCGAGGAAAGAGTACTCGTTATGGCTGCTACAAATAGACCACAAGAATTGGATGAAGCTGCTTTAAGAAGATTCACGAAACGCGTATATGTTACATTGCCAGATTTGCAGACAAGAATTATATTGCTTCAGAGGCTCTTAGCCAAGCACAATGATCCATTAACACCTGAAGAATTGAACGAGATGGCAGTTCTGACAGAGGGATACTCGGGAAGTGATTTGACTGGTTTAGCTAAGGATGCAGCACTTGGGCCTATCAGAG aactgAATCCAGATCAGGTGAAAGAATTGGACCTTAATTCTGTTCGTAATATCACAATGCAAGATTTTCGTGATTCTCTAAGAAGAATTCGTAGATCTGTTTCGCCGGCAAGTTTAACTGCTTATGAGAAATGGAACTTCGAATACGGAGATGTGAGTCTTTGA